In Anaerolineales bacterium, one DNA window encodes the following:
- a CDS encoding sulfurtransferase, with translation MSYARPEYLVDTEWVAQHLEDPNVRIIESDEDPLLYPMGHIPGAVQVDWFSTLQHPLRRDFLTKEQFEEVASRLGITNDTTVVFYGDKSNWFACYALWLFQYYGHQNVRIMNGGRTKWEQEKRPLVKEVPTYARTTYSAKEADKSIRAFRDDVFKHLETKQPLVDVRSPKEYSGELTHMPNYPQEGATRGGHIPGAVSIPWSQAVNEADATFKTPEELRALYAGKNVNADGDVIAYCRIGERSSLTWFVLKYLLGYEKVRNYDGSWTEWGNLVDAPIEK, from the coding sequence ATGTCGTACGCACGCCCCGAATACCTTGTTGATACCGAATGGGTCGCTCAGCATCTGGAAGACCCAAACGTCCGCATCATTGAATCGGACGAAGACCCGCTGCTCTACCCAATGGGACACATCCCCGGCGCGGTGCAGGTGGACTGGTTCAGCACGCTCCAGCATCCACTGCGCCGTGATTTCCTGACGAAGGAGCAATTCGAAGAAGTTGCCTCCAGGCTTGGCATCACCAACGACACCACCGTCGTTTTCTATGGTGACAAGTCCAATTGGTTTGCCTGCTACGCGCTCTGGCTCTTCCAATACTACGGGCATCAAAACGTCCGTATTATGAACGGCGGACGCACCAAATGGGAGCAGGAGAAACGCCCGCTCGTGAAGGAAGTGCCCACCTATGCCCGAACAACGTACAGCGCGAAAGAAGCGGACAAGTCGATTCGCGCCTTCCGTGATGACGTCTTCAAACATCTGGAAACGAAACAACCATTGGTGGATGTCCGCTCGCCGAAGGAATATTCGGGCGAGTTGACCCACATGCCAAACTATCCGCAGGAAGGTGCGACACGCGGCGGACATATCCCCGGCGCGGTCAGCATTCCCTGGTCGCAGGCGGTCAACGAAGCGGATGCAACGTTCAAGACACCCGAGGAGCTGCGTGCGCTCTACGCAGGGAAAAATGTCAACGCTGACGGAGATGTGATCGCCTATTGCCGCATCGGCGAACGTTCTTCGTTGACGTGGTTCGTGTTGAAGTATCTGCTGGGATATGAAAAGGTCCGGAACTATGATGGTTCGTGGACCGAGTGGGGCAACCTGGTGGATGCGCCGATCGAAAAATAA
- a CDS encoding SDR family oxidoreductase has protein sequence MWLVTGASGHVGNVLVRTLLERGETVRALVLPGESRASISGLSVEAVEGDVLDLDSLFTSMRGVKGVFHLAGVISIMPGPNPMVRKVNVEGTRNVLRAALERGIKMIYTSSIHAVQRVEDGPIDENIPYDMNNPYGAYDRSKAEATLEVLNAAQAGLEAVVTCPTGVIGPYDFQGSMMGAVIHDAAAAKPTLYVDGAYDFVDVRDVADGLISAAENGRRGESYILSGQKISVRYLLETVREITGKPFFQMKIPLDLAKFAAMFTPLYYRLAHATPRFTPYALEVLQSNSNISHAKAARELGYTPRSLHESIRDTVKWFLEKKK, from the coding sequence ATGTGGCTGGTCACCGGCGCAAGCGGGCATGTGGGGAATGTCCTTGTGCGAACACTTTTGGAACGCGGGGAAACGGTTCGGGCGCTGGTCCTGCCGGGCGAAAGCCGCGCATCCATTTCGGGATTAAGCGTCGAGGCGGTGGAGGGGGATGTGCTGGACCTCGATTCGCTGTTCACGTCCATGCGCGGCGTGAAGGGCGTCTTCCATCTGGCCGGCGTTATTTCGATCATGCCGGGTCCTAATCCGATGGTGCGCAAGGTCAACGTGGAGGGGACGAGAAATGTCCTGCGCGCGGCGCTGGAACGCGGGATCAAAATGATCTACACCTCCTCCATTCACGCCGTTCAGCGCGTGGAGGACGGTCCGATCGACGAAAACATCCCCTACGACATGAACAACCCCTACGGCGCATATGACCGTTCGAAGGCGGAGGCGACGCTCGAGGTGTTGAACGCGGCTCAGGCCGGACTGGAAGCCGTGGTGACCTGCCCGACCGGCGTGATCGGCCCCTATGATTTTCAGGGATCGATGATGGGCGCGGTCATCCACGACGCGGCGGCGGCGAAACCGACATTGTATGTCGACGGCGCCTACGATTTCGTGGACGTGCGCGATGTGGCGGACGGTTTGATCTCCGCCGCGGAGAACGGCAGGCGCGGCGAGAGCTATATTCTTTCCGGGCAAAAGATATCGGTGCGTTACCTGCTCGAAACCGTCAGGGAGATCACAGGCAAACCCTTCTTCCAGATGAAGATCCCCTTGGACCTGGCGAAGTTCGCGGCCATGTTCACGCCCTTGTATTATCGCCTTGCACACGCAACGCCGCGTTTCACGCCGTATGCCCTGGAGGTGCTGCAAAGCAATTCGAACATCAGCCATGCCAAGGCGGCAAGAGAACTGGGTTATACACCGCGTTCACTGCACGAATCAATAAGAGACACAGTGAAGTGGTTTTTGGAAAAGAAAAAATAA
- a CDS encoding DegV family protein, whose amino-acid sequence MRIVTDCAADMSNEELKKLGVTQAPLFIQFPEGEVNSADISADDFYNRLEAMRPAIPTTAQPSAGIFAELYRKLAKTEKNILSIHISSGLSGTLNSAQDGGSLVQDEAKVSFWDTLTLSGGERFQVMAAALGHKAGWTMDKIKERLTAIREKTEVIYTLDTLEYLARGGRIGRVQAMAGALLNLKPVIRVDTDGKYSTVAKGRSIGKAMTILTEYLHDKYGNTPLWTTVLHGRFAEKAEELSQEFRSKLNVAKMEVQRISPVLGVHTGPGIVGAAVLPMALMEDLV is encoded by the coding sequence ATGAGAATCGTAACAGACTGCGCAGCGGATATGTCCAACGAGGAACTGAAAAAACTGGGAGTGACACAAGCCCCCCTATTCATTCAATTCCCGGAAGGCGAGGTGAACTCGGCGGATATTTCTGCCGATGATTTCTACAACCGTCTTGAAGCCATGCGCCCCGCCATTCCAACAACCGCCCAGCCCTCGGCCGGGATCTTTGCGGAGTTGTACCGCAAACTGGCTAAGACGGAGAAGAACATCCTGTCCATTCACATTTCATCGGGGCTGAGCGGCACGCTCAACTCGGCACAGGACGGCGGGAGTCTGGTTCAGGATGAGGCAAAGGTCAGTTTCTGGGACACCCTCACCCTCTCCGGCGGCGAGCGCTTTCAGGTAATGGCGGCCGCTCTGGGACATAAGGCGGGCTGGACCATGGATAAGATCAAGGAACGCCTGACTGCCATCCGCGAGAAGACCGAGGTGATCTACACGCTCGACACGCTGGAATACCTGGCGCGCGGCGGGCGCATCGGGCGCGTACAGGCCATGGCGGGCGCGCTGTTGAATCTCAAACCCGTCATCCGCGTGGATACGGACGGCAAGTACAGCACCGTGGCAAAGGGACGCTCCATCGGCAAGGCCATGACCATCCTTACGGAGTATCTGCATGATAAGTATGGAAATACTCCGTTATGGACAACCGTTTTGCACGGGCGTTTCGCCGAAAAAGCGGAGGAGCTCTCGCAGGAATTTCGATCCAAACTCAACGTGGCAAAAATGGAAGTACAGCGCATCTCGCCTGTGCTGGGCGTGCACACAGGGCCGGGCATCGTCGGCGCAGCGGTCCTGCCGATGGCCTTGATGGAAGATCTGGTCTAA
- a CDS encoding GNAT family N-acetyltransferase — protein sequence MKFTKRPYRNEEDYWRTRQFLRDVMLANKLRQYSWHIARLDYWWWFANPDLEKFELAQVMFFWENETGDIAAVLHPEGKGQAYLQIHPKYRTPELEEEMIVTAEKHLKHPNREGRQRIQIFADSKDMLRHDILRKRGFQKVERPETSEVIHFFSLDNKIPEVKAPEGCTIRSLGQGLELLERCYASGLGFHNDDIHTARENRDDPGWYHHIQSAPLYRRDLDIVAVTSDGAIAAFCTVWFDDVTRTAYFEPVATVPAHQRHGLGKAVLTEGLHRLKRMGAKLATVGGYSDAANGLYFSVFGKEHDILQPWEKVDR from the coding sequence ATGAAATTTACTAAACGCCCCTATCGCAACGAGGAAGATTACTGGCGAACCCGTCAGTTCCTGCGTGACGTGATGCTCGCGAATAAGCTGCGCCAATATAGTTGGCACATCGCCCGCCTTGACTATTGGTGGTGGTTCGCCAACCCAGACCTTGAAAAGTTCGAGCTCGCCCAAGTCATGTTCTTTTGGGAAAATGAAACAGGTGATATTGCCGCCGTTCTACACCCGGAAGGCAAAGGGCAGGCCTATCTGCAAATCCACCCAAAATATCGCACGCCTGAACTCGAAGAGGAAATGATCGTCACGGCGGAAAAGCATCTCAAGCATCCCAACCGGGAAGGCAGGCAAAGAATTCAAATCTTCGCCGACTCAAAAGACATGCTGCGTCATGACATTCTAAGAAAGCGTGGTTTTCAAAAAGTGGAACGTCCGGAAACGAGTGAGGTCATCCATTTCTTTTCACTCGACAACAAAATTCCCGAGGTCAAAGCACCTGAAGGCTGCACCATCCGCTCCCTTGGTCAGGGATTGGAGTTGCTCGAACGCTGTTACGCTTCGGGGCTTGGCTTCCACAATGACGACATCCACACCGCCCGCGAAAATCGCGACGACCCAGGCTGGTATCACCACATCCAAAGCGCGCCGCTTTACCGCCGCGACCTCGACATCGTCGCCGTTACCAGCGATGGTGCCATCGCCGCCTTCTGCACGGTTTGGTTCGACGATGTCACCCGCACCGCGTACTTCGAGCCTGTTGCCACCGTCCCCGCCCACCAACGGCACGGCCTTGGCAAAGCTGTCCTCACCGAAGGGCTGCACCGTCTCAAAAGGATGGGCGCAAAATTAGCCACTGTCGGCGGTTATTCAGATGCGGCAAATGGATTGTATTTCTCCGTCTTCGGGAAGGAGCATGATATTCTTCAACCGTGGGAAAAAGTGGACAGATAA
- a CDS encoding ribonuclease H family protein, producing MPKQKYYVVWKGRKTGIFTSWAECEKQVKGFVGAQYKAFGSAAEAETAYLANYDNYKGRASSSGKWRMASIQPLLPSICVDAACNGSPGKLEYRGLNTETGDEIFRAGPYPNGTNNIGEFLAIVHALTWQAKHHMRVPVYSDSQNAISWVYNGECKTRLKHSSKNALLFALIRSAENWLAENELPEDKILKWNTDLWGENPADFGRK from the coding sequence ATGCCAAAGCAGAAATATTATGTGGTATGGAAGGGACGCAAAACAGGCATCTTCACATCATGGGCGGAGTGTGAAAAACAGGTGAAGGGATTTGTCGGCGCGCAGTACAAGGCCTTTGGGAGCGCAGCCGAAGCGGAAACCGCCTACCTTGCGAACTACGACAACTACAAGGGCAGGGCGTCCTCCAGTGGAAAATGGAGGATGGCAAGCATCCAACCCCTGCTCCCATCCATTTGCGTGGATGCGGCGTGCAATGGCTCGCCCGGCAAGCTGGAATATCGCGGCCTGAACACGGAAACAGGTGACGAGATCTTCCGCGCGGGTCCCTATCCCAACGGCACGAATAACATCGGGGAATTTCTGGCAATCGTCCACGCGCTCACATGGCAGGCAAAACATCACATGCGTGTCCCGGTCTATTCCGATTCGCAGAATGCCATCTCATGGGTGTATAACGGTGAGTGCAAGACCCGCCTGAAGCATTCATCCAAAAACGCGCTTCTGTTTGCGCTTATCCGCAGCGCGGAGAATTGGCTGGCGGAGAACGAACTTCCTGAAGATAAGATATTGAAGTGGAACACAGATCTGTGGGGCGAAAACCCCGCCGATTTTGGGAGAAAATAG
- a CDS encoding cysteine hydrolase family protein: MKTALLVIDIQKDYFPGGKFPLVNPLEAAKNAYMLLQCFREHGGHHVHIQHISLKPDAKFFIRGDEGSDIHDLVAHFEGEPIVYKHYPNSFRETNLLELLKGWGVERVVITGMMTHMCVDATARAAADFGFKVIIAEDACATRDLEYDGTTIPAEHVHKAFVAALKSYGQVMKSEEVLVLLAGEQAKAA, translated from the coding sequence ATGAAGACTGCCTTGCTCGTCATTGACATCCAAAAGGACTATTTCCCCGGCGGGAAATTCCCGCTTGTGAATCCTCTTGAAGCAGCGAAGAATGCCTACATGCTCCTGCAGTGCTTCCGTGAGCATGGCGGGCATCACGTCCACATTCAGCATATCTCACTCAAGCCCGACGCGAAGTTCTTCATCCGCGGCGATGAAGGCTCCGACATACACGATTTGGTCGCTCATTTCGAAGGAGAGCCCATCGTCTACAAGCATTATCCCAACTCCTTCCGCGAAACGAACTTGTTGGAGTTGCTCAAGGGTTGGGGAGTGGAGCGCGTCGTTATCACAGGCATGATGACCCACATGTGTGTGGACGCCACCGCCCGCGCCGCCGCCGATTTTGGCTTCAAAGTCATCATCGCCGAAGATGCCTGTGCCACCCGTGACCTGGAATATGATGGCACAACCATCCCTGCGGAGCATGTCCACAAGGCGTTTGTAGCGGCGTTGAAATCGTATGGTCAGGTGATGAAATCGGAGGAAGTGCTTGTGCTGTTGGCGGGAGAGCAGGCGAAGGCTGCTTAA
- the arsM gene encoding arsenite methyltransferase, with protein MTQSPIHETVREHYAERIKNSASCCGPSDCCSTESKLYPADLLTTLPSDVSGTSYGCGDPITLASLTPGQTVLDLGSGAGLDCLLAAQKVGPTGRVIGVDMTPEMIERAQKNAQRVDAANVEFRQGYLEDLPVESNTVDVIISNCVINLSPDKEKVFSEAFRVLAPGGKLAVSDIVTEGPLPESIKQSLSAWAGCVAGAVEAEEYIRMMGSVGFTNISITPVFFDKETVDSALDDMKLDVKEYPREAVYKTVYSAKITAHKPA; from the coding sequence ATGACCCAATCCCCCATCCACGAGACGGTCCGCGAGCATTACGCCGAGCGGATCAAGAACTCCGCCTCCTGTTGCGGACCGAGTGACTGCTGCTCAACCGAAAGCAAACTCTACCCTGCAGATCTGCTCACCACCCTCCCAAGCGACGTATCCGGCACCAGCTACGGCTGCGGCGACCCGATCACGCTCGCCTCACTGACACCCGGTCAAACCGTGCTCGACCTCGGTTCGGGCGCAGGACTCGATTGTCTGCTGGCCGCCCAAAAAGTCGGTCCCACTGGACGCGTGATCGGCGTGGATATGACCCCCGAGATGATCGAACGCGCCCAAAAGAACGCGCAGCGCGTCGACGCGGCCAACGTCGAATTCCGTCAGGGCTATCTCGAAGACCTGCCCGTTGAAAGTAATACCGTGGATGTCATCATCTCGAACTGTGTCATCAACCTCTCGCCCGATAAGGAAAAGGTGTTCAGCGAAGCCTTCCGCGTGCTGGCGCCCGGCGGCAAGCTGGCAGTCTCCGATATCGTCACCGAGGGTCCACTCCCTGAATCCATCAAGCAAAGTTTGAGCGCATGGGCTGGATGTGTGGCGGGAGCAGTCGAAGCGGAGGAGTACATCCGTATGATGGGGTCCGTTGGCTTTACGAATATTTCCATCACGCCGGTCTTCTTCGACAAGGAAACCGTGGACAGCGCGCTGGATGACATGAAACTGGATGTGAAGGAGTATCCGAGGGAAGCCGTTTACAAAACGGTGTACAGCGCGAAGATCACCGCCCATAAACCTGCGTAA
- a CDS encoding metalloregulator ArsR/SmtB family transcription factor codes for MKFDPVLFAKAISDETRQKIMNICCCSSLPVNEIVEQLDVSQPTVSHHLAILREAGLVTVREDGKQTFYSLNQERVAYCCGQLMIKFAPESVSTENLLKTIQA; via the coding sequence ATGAAATTCGACCCCGTCCTGTTCGCCAAAGCCATCTCCGACGAAACCCGTCAGAAGATCATGAACATCTGCTGCTGCAGTTCGCTCCCGGTCAACGAGATCGTCGAGCAGTTGGATGTCTCCCAACCCACGGTTTCGCATCACCTCGCCATTCTGCGCGAGGCGGGGCTGGTCACCGTGCGCGAAGACGGCAAGCAGACCTTCTACAGCCTCAACCAGGAACGGGTCGCCTATTGCTGCGGACAGCTCATGATCAAGTTCGCGCCCGAATCCGTTTCAACTGAAAACCTGTTGAAAACCATCCAGGCCTGA
- a CDS encoding SufE family protein, with the protein MTLPAKLQEIVDDFANMPREEKIETLIGYAESFPELPERFKDERSKMEPIPECMTPVYLFVEKQDDGSMLFHFDIPPQSPTVRGLAAILAAGLNGCKPEEIIAIPADFYAPMNLEEAISGQRLNGFRGVLAHMKQSAVNAMSG; encoded by the coding sequence ATGACCCTGCCTGCCAAACTTCAAGAGATCGTGGATGACTTCGCGAACATGCCCCGCGAAGAAAAGATCGAAACGCTGATCGGATACGCCGAGTCGTTCCCCGAATTGCCCGAACGGTTCAAGGATGAACGTTCCAAAATGGAACCGATCCCCGAATGCATGACGCCCGTGTATCTATTCGTTGAAAAGCAGGATGACGGCAGCATGCTATTCCACTTTGACATTCCCCCGCAATCTCCCACCGTGCGCGGACTCGCCGCAATCCTTGCCGCGGGACTGAACGGCTGCAAACCTGAAGAAATCATCGCCATCCCCGCAGATTTCTATGCACCGATGAATCTGGAGGAAGCCATCTCCGGTCAGCGGCTAAATGGGTTTCGCGGCGTACTGGCACACATGAAACAGTCGGCAGTGAATGCAATGAGCGGATAG
- a CDS encoding TetR/AcrR family transcriptional regulator, giving the protein MQHRSEETRSRIIESAIKLFSTYGFNAASVDDICAEAGISKGAFYHHFESKQALFLALLDGWLKTIDNAIEASKDKTVPETFTQITEAFPYIFATAGEGLPMFLEFWLQASRDEKIWQASIVPYRRYHKHFTSLIKKGVDEGSFVEVDPELTARMIVSMAMGLLLQSLLDPKGAAWDKTAREITTMMMDTLLRKSEA; this is encoded by the coding sequence ATGCAGCATCGCAGTGAAGAGACCCGCTCCCGGATCATCGAGTCGGCCATCAAATTATTTTCCACGTACGGGTTCAATGCCGCGAGCGTGGATGATATTTGCGCCGAGGCGGGCATCAGCAAGGGCGCGTTCTATCATCATTTCGAAAGCAAGCAGGCGCTCTTCCTCGCCCTGCTCGATGGCTGGCTGAAAACCATTGACAATGCCATTGAAGCCTCGAAAGACAAGACCGTCCCCGAAACCTTTACGCAGATCACCGAGGCATTCCCATACATCTTCGCCACCGCTGGCGAAGGCCTGCCGATGTTCCTCGAGTTCTGGCTGCAAGCCAGCCGCGATGAAAAGATCTGGCAGGCAAGCATCGTCCCCTACCGCCGCTATCACAAGCACTTCACCTCCCTCATCAAAAAGGGCGTGGACGAGGGCTCGTTCGTGGAGGTCGATCCGGAATTGACCGCGCGCATGATCGTCTCGATGGCGATGGGGCTGCTGCTGCAAAGCCTGCTCGACCCCAAAGGCGCAGCATGGGATAAGACGGCGCGCGAGATCACGACCATGATGATGGATACACTCCTTCGGAAAAGCGAGGCCTAG
- a CDS encoding M48 family metallopeptidase — MQTTLDPERQTQAKQYARIRRRLWLADTVLSAIFLLAWILFGWSIALREWIASFAADDWLLVAIFVIVFGGIFSFVTLPLGYYSGFVLPHRFGQSNQSLKDWIVDRLKGLAIGAPLGLLLLELLYLALRATGGLWWLWAAGGMLVFSVLLSNLAPILIMPLFNKYVPLGEEHKDLEDRLLALAERANTRVKGVFKFDMSRRTKSANAALTGIGNTRRIVLGDTLINEFNADEIETVLAHELGHHVNRDIPLFIAFGTVSTTLGLYLASVALNWAVGYFGFSGPADIAAFPALALILSIYGLITQPLDNAVSRWRERKADEYALQATGKNEAFASAFTRLANQNLGEVDPEKWVVFMFHSHPPLGERIENAGRFAA, encoded by the coding sequence ATGCAAACCACCCTCGACCCCGAACGTCAGACACAAGCCAAACAATATGCCCGCATCCGCCGCAGATTGTGGCTGGCGGATACCGTCCTCAGCGCGATCTTCCTGCTTGCATGGATTCTCTTCGGCTGGAGCATCGCCCTGCGCGAATGGATCGCCTCATTCGCCGCCGACGACTGGCTGCTGGTCGCGATCTTTGTCATTGTCTTCGGCGGGATATTCTCCTTCGTCACCCTGCCGCTCGGCTACTACAGCGGATTTGTCCTGCCGCACCGCTTCGGTCAATCCAACCAGTCGCTCAAGGATTGGATCGTGGACCGCCTCAAGGGGCTTGCCATCGGCGCGCCGCTGGGACTTCTCCTGCTCGAATTGCTCTATCTTGCCCTGCGGGCCACGGGCGGACTATGGTGGCTGTGGGCGGCAGGCGGGATGCTGGTCTTCAGCGTGCTGCTTTCGAACCTCGCGCCCATCCTGATCATGCCTTTGTTCAACAAGTACGTTCCTCTTGGCGAAGAACACAAGGATCTGGAAGACCGCCTGCTTGCGCTTGCAGAACGTGCGAACACCAGGGTCAAAGGCGTGTTCAAGTTCGACATGTCCAGGCGGACGAAATCCGCCAATGCCGCGTTGACCGGCATCGGCAACACCCGCCGCATCGTGCTGGGTGATACGCTTATCAACGAGTTCAACGCGGATGAGATCGAGACGGTGCTGGCACACGAACTCGGACATCACGTCAACCGCGATATCCCGCTGTTCATTGCCTTCGGAACGGTCAGCACCACACTGGGTCTGTATCTCGCATCCGTGGCGTTGAATTGGGCGGTGGGATATTTCGGCTTCAGCGGTCCCGCTGACATCGCCGCCTTCCCAGCCCTTGCGTTGATCTTGAGTATCTATGGTCTCATCACCCAGCCGCTGGATAACGCCGTATCCCGTTGGAGGGAGAGAAAGGCTGACGAATACGCGTTACAGGCGACAGGTAAGAATGAAGCGTTCGCTTCCGCGTTTACGCGGCTGGCAAATCAAAACCTCGGGGAGGTCGATCCAGAGAAGTGGGTGGTCTTCATGTTCCATTCCCATCCGCCGCTGGGGGAGCGGATTGAGAACGCGGGCAGGTTTGCCGCTTAA